TTATATATATTTTTACCCTTTTGTAAGAAATGCCATATTAAATGGAGTAAAAAAAGAAAAAGATAAAAAAAATTGTATAGTAAATAATTATGAATATAAATTTGAAGAAGGTTATTATAATATTAAGTTAAAACAAAAAAAAGAAGAATATAAGCTTAAAATTAATTCTATTAAGTTGAAAATCTTTAATACAGGGGTAGGAATATTGTCATTTGAGACAGAAAATTATAGCAAAATTGATTTTTGTACTAAAGCTTTTGAAGATATACTTAATATAAATGATTTTGGAAGAAGAATATATCCTCAATTTTATCCTATGGATTGTGTAAAGAATAGCTTTTTAGCAGATGAATTATCTATAACATTAAACGATAAAAATGGATATCCAAGAAAAATAAAAGAGGATTTTACAGATGTATTACATACAATGTCAGATAGTACATATGGAAATTGTAGTAATCCTAGACAATATACATATATATCTAAAACAATTATGCAGATTTTAGGGAATGATGATTTTACATATTATAAAGAAGACAAACAAGATGATAGGATTTTAATAACACCTATTATTGATGATCGCATGTTTATTATTAACTTCATTAACAATAAATATATATCTTCACTATTAACTAAAAATATAGATAATAATAAAAAATGGGCAAAATTATTATTTGTAGATAATGATGATTTAACCATACAAGATGAAGATATGGTGCAAGACCTTATTAAAAAACATACTTATAGAAGATGGCTAAATTATGGAACGGTATATGGTATAACTAGATATTCTTTTTTAGGAGTTGCTGGAGATGCTTATTATGAAACAAATATATTGAGAAACCATTTTAAAACTATGTATTATGAGATGACTGCATTAGTATTGGCATTGAGGGCATCTATTATAAGTTTTTCTAATGAAGCAGCCAGTATATCTGCTTTTGAAATAGATAAAGAAAATAATGGTTCAGATCAAATATTAATATCTAAGATAGATAATTTATATAAGAGATATATAGAATTTGTGAATAGATTATATTTTAGAGAAGTTACAGCACAAGAACAAGGAATAGAAATTTATGAGATGCTAATAAATTCTATGAATATTGAAAGAGATATTAAGGATTTAAATAATGAAATAGAAAAATTATATAATTATGCTACATTAAAAGCTGAAAGAAATACTAATAAAAAGATTAATATAATAACATTAGTAGGGGCTTTAATTGCAATACCAAGTTTTTTCACTGGTTTTTTTGGCATGAATATTTTTGCAAACCCCAATGATTTAATAAAATGGTTTACAAATAAAACAGGTTTGATTTGGACTTATATGTATATAATATTTCCTATATGCATTATAAGTATATTTTTAAGGCAATATACACCAATAATTAGTATTGGTAAATTATATAATTTAATTAAAGATACTATTAAACATATGGATAATAAAGAAAGAATTATTGTAATTCTTTTGATAACTCTTTTGATAGTTCTATATAAATTTTAATAGTTTATATAAATTTAAAAATAAAATAAAGGACTGATATAATGAAAATATTTTGTGTTGATGCTGAAAGTGATGGTCTTTATGGAGATATTTTTGCTATTGGAGCTGTAGTTTATGATGGATATAAAGAAATAGATTGTTTTAATGGTAGCTCCCAGGTATTAGAAGTAAAGGATCAATGGGTAATAAAAAATGTAATACCAAATATAAAACATATAAATAAATATAATTCTCGATATGAATTAAGAAATAAATTTTGGGAATTTTATATGAAGTATAGAGAAGACTCTATTACTGTAGCTGATTGTCCATATCCAGTTGAATATAATTTATTTAAAAAATGTATAAATGATGATTTTGATAATAGAAAATGGTTAGGACCGTATCCTTTTATGGATA
The Clostridiisalibacter paucivorans DSM 22131 genome window above contains:
- a CDS encoding CorA family divalent cation transporter, with product MNKKDNKNIPVSTHIFMFPFKWDIKKSEFSNSELDTNIVEIDRKLKKNNWEVNEFKIEDDFDYGSYIYFYPFVRNAILNGVKKEKDKKNCIVNNYEYKFEEGYYNIKLKQKKEEYKLKINSIKLKIFNTGVGILSFETENYSKIDFCTKAFEDILNINDFGRRIYPQFYPMDCVKNSFLADELSITLNDKNGYPRKIKEDFTDVLHTMSDSTYGNCSNPRQYTYISKTIMQILGNDDFTYYKEDKQDDRILITPIIDDRMFIINFINNKYISSLLTKNIDNNKKWAKLLFVDNDDLTIQDEDMVQDLIKKHTYRRWLNYGTVYGITRYSFLGVAGDAYYETNILRNHFKTMYYEMTALVLALRASIISFSNEAASISAFEIDKENNGSDQILISKIDNLYKRYIEFVNRLYFREVTAQEQGIEIYEMLINSMNIERDIKDLNNEIEKLYNYATLKAERNTNKKINIITLVGALIAIPSFFTGFFGMNIFANPNDLIKWFTNKTGLIWTYMYIIFPICIISIFLRQYTPIISIGKLYNLIKDTIKHMDNKERIIVILLITLLIVLYKF